A segment of the Triticum urartu cultivar G1812 chromosome 1, Tu2.1, whole genome shotgun sequence genome:
CCGGTCCGAGCGACATGCACAGAGCCTCACCGTGGAACTCCTCTTCTTCCACCtggtcgtcgtcgtcgtcgtcttccgCCCCGCGCAGCAGCAAGCgcgcccgcctcgccgccgccagcGCCAGCAGGCTGCTGCCCTGGCCCTCGCGGCGCGGACCGGCCAGCCATGGCGTCGCCCTTTCCGCCCGGCTCTTCTTCCTCTTCCGCTTCGTCGCCCCTCTCTTACCTGATCCCTAGGCAGCCGCCGCCTTCCTCCGTCGTGGCGCAGGGCTTCTCGTGCGGCGCTCTGGTGCAGCAGGCCGGAGGATTATACGGTGCCGACGGCGTCGGGGCGCTGGAGGTGAGGCAGGGGGGCAGGCACGCGGGCCACCCGCCGctgccgcgcccgccgccgcggCAGTGCCCGCGCTGCAGGTCGGCCAACACCAAGTTCTGCTACTACAACAACTACAGCCGCAAGCAGCCGCGCTACTTCTGCCGGGCGTGCCGCCGGCACTGGACCGAGGGCGGCACGCTCCGCGACGTGCCCGTCGGTGGCGGCCGCAAGAACAGGCGCAACGGCGGGGGCAAGGGCGGCGCTAAGGCTCCCTCCACCGTCGTCACCACGGAGGTGTCTGctgcggcggcgacggcggctacgCAGGGCAGCGGTGCAGGCGGACCGGCCGGCGCCGTCGACGCGTTCATCCCGGCCGACATCCTGAGGCAGATGCTGTCCCAGTCGGCAAGCTTCACGGCCGTCGGCGGGGGCGGCGGCTACGGCATCGACCTGAGCGCGTGGCAGCAAATGAGCGGTGCCGCACCAGCACCGCAGGGCGCCAGCGATGTTGGCGCGGCCGGAGGCACGGCTCCGGCGGCAGATGCCAACTGCGGCACAGGCGCGCAGTACTGGAGCGGATGGCAGCTGCAGGATGACATGCCCGGTTTCGACGGGACTTTCTAAGCAGTACGACGTGAGCTTCGGGGTGGGGAGGTTCCATCGTTCGTCTAGCTGCGCGTGCCCACGATGTTCCGGACGAAAAAAATGACAATCTGTGCACTTTGGCTTCCGATCTGCCACTATATAAGTATGCTTGTATAACAGTGTGAGTATTCCTCTCGTACGTGCTTAATATAGTAAAATAGTATACTACTCCCCCCTTCCTAAATATAAGTGATTTCAACAAGTAAcaacatacgaagcaaaatgagtgaatctacactttaaaatatgtctatttacatccgtatgtgatagtccatttaaAATATCTAAAAGGACATATACTTATTtaaggacggagggagtagatgtgAAGACTTTGGACCGTGCGAAGTCAGCGACGGTATATTTCGCTCTGCTATATGTGCGGTAATTTGgcgttttcaagcaatttcatgcCTCCCGTTGACATCAAATTTTGGCATGCTTGAAAATATAATTAAGAATGCCTCAAATGGGAAAAtgctcaaagtgagaaagttccGTTTCATCAAAAAGATAAACTTTGATATTTGGGCTATAGCCATCCGGTCTCATCTCCAATGCTGAAGTTGTGTTCGAAGTACTGAGATTTTATATCCAGAACACTATTCGGCTGATTACGCCTCCAAAATGGCCACGTATGAGAAAACTTTTTACacgaattgtcttcgtctcgtcgaaacggtcgaTTTTGATATAATAATCGTCCCAATCCTaattcgtatgcaaaagttacagcCATCCGAATACAACTCTATCACGAGCCAAAAGTGGCGCACCCCACCAGACACCCtgtctgatgggtagcgcgaATAATAATATGTTTTGCGCGATCAATTTGGCCCTCAAGATGACCTCTGATCAAAAAACGTTCAAACATGAAAGTCGTTCATCTCGTCGAAAcgatcaagattgcttttgggctcgtttTCATCCAAGGTTGTTTACCACCTTAAAAATTACCCGCAAGGTCCAGCCAGTTTACACCGAACAGTTTTGAAAAGTTCAGACAAAAtcaatccgaatttgactagggttttggacgtgaatccaagccttttccttgcacgagaagtccagccgcctcttatatacctaaggggtgacggccgattgaacaacacacaatcgatcaaatcatctaccactttttatcttttatcttttctctttaaccctagttcttcttcttcctcgttcttcgtctgTTCTTCTTATTGCAGGGCGACGAAcatcgaggccctaggggcgatcaggtcgacttagggcagcccatagccgctgcgcgccctgacggggtccctcccgggcgtgtggggtttcggttCCTCAAAAGCACCCGtcggattgcttgcgtaccgtGCTTCCagacgggtctccttcgacgtgagctgcggtgcatcacccccggcgtcgggggtacacggtgacgtgttcgtgtgcgaacacactttttggcgactccgctggggacgaagctttgaacggtcttcggcccgttcttgctacgaagagatcgtcgTCTAGGGTTTGCAATTTACAAAGGTAACATGAATACCCAATTCACCTATGTAGATACAAATAATGCGTATGTTGTTGCTAAATCATTTAATGAGCATAATATATCGTCTAGCCCTAGCtttatcaatcatgcatctaattatgTGCAAGAGCCCATGCAACAAAATCTCCATGCTTCTACCTCATATAATTTTAGCAACATGAAACATATGTATACGAACTCCCATGCATCGGCAGCCCCGCAAAtccatatgccgatgaacaacatgatgagTTCCGTTAATCAAGTTGAAACACTTCACATAGGAACTTCTGATAGTATGCAACaaagtgtttcacctttttattcatTGGCAACTAGCTTGCAATATGTTAATCAAAACATGCTGGTGGATACGggaattggccatgctactactagtTATCCGGCCAATTACCCTCAGtcatcatatgctacacctcatgctACTATTTTTTTGACACCATATGCAACTATGGGTATTCATAATTCGGCCTCGCACCTTCACGCTAATAGCCGAATAAGTGAAAATTCTATAGGATCACATGTGTCTTCACCTAGTATCGTAGTATATAATTTCCCCCCTGTAAAATTACAGAATTTTGGTGACATCTCGTTACCAAAAGAGTCTAGAAGTGTCGGGGGAAGTTCTATCTAGATTGGGTCATTAAGAAAAATCTTATGTCTTTTTGGGACGAATGCAATGTTGTTCTACATGAATTAATAAAAGAGGGAAAGCCTATTAATTCTGCTGCAATTCAAGCTAGATTATGCCAAAAGAAAAAAACATCGGGTGTGGATAGAATTATCAAAAAAGGTGGTGATTCGGATAACAAAGTTAATTCAGCTATTGAAAAGACCGAATCAAATATTACGCATGCCGAATTTATTCTAGAAAAACAGGATGACAAGGTGTTGGGGAACTATTCGAAAGAGGAACAACATATCGTTCAAGTAACGCAatcatcatgctctcccaacGTGTTTGAACAGGTATGTCTAGCAAGTGATTAACTATCTTCCGATTTGGTCacaactttattgttgatgcttCTATAAGAGAAATTCTCATAAGTAATTTtgaaagaccaatgaagaagggaaatttacttgttagcaataaaaATTTATAGAACCTATTATTGCAGCCAAAGTTTTCCCCATTGCTTTATCAAAATttcatatctaattgggtagctttgcttgtttcatacttggcttgcacttggtctcaattgagacatgtGTATTCTAACTATttttgtttcagaaatttaaagccaagaTCAAATTCTTTTGAGAAATCTGATGCTAATATAATACCTTATCCAAATACATCGGAGATAGGGTGCAAAACACAATGTATAGCCGAATGGGGAGATTCtaaatctgaaccattcgtttgcttacCTCCAAAGCCGTTCGCACACCATGATCGGCTAGAAAACAAAACATATACCTTCGATTCAAACATCTGTGATCAAATCTTTGATTTGTTGTTGAGAAATAATTacattagaattcttgatcaccatgttgaGCCATCTATCCAAGGACGAATttattgtaagttgcatgattcaTTCAAGCATAGTAttgaggattgcaacatgtttcgtcaaatagttaaatcggccattgataaaggacgattgAAATTTGTTGAGACACCAAGAGATGACGAGTCTATTCCAATTGGTCCCCATGGTAGAAGGTTTTTGCATCGGCTGATTCAAGCTGATCCATTTAAAGATaaggtaaaaactgcaggtgatgcgatcaagctttcaagtaaagaagttgttgaagagcatAATAAACATAATCCTGAGGCCAATaattccatcgaagctacaatggagaTGCCAAGGACTGGGGGGCAACAAGAAAATCCAAAGATCGGTGCAAGCACAACCAAAGAAAACAAAGGCCGACGTAAGCACAAAGATAAAAAGCCGAAAGTCACTTTCGCGCAACTATTGGAAAAATATCAGAAGATAAGTGAGAAGAA
Coding sequences within it:
- the LOC125532102 gene encoding dof zinc finger protein 2-like, whose protein sequence is MASPFPPGSSSSSASSPLSYLIPRQPPPSSVVAQGFSCGALVQQAGGLYGADGVGALEVRQGGRHAGHPPLPRPPPRQCPRCRSANTKFCYYNNYSRKQPRYFCRACRRHWTEGGTLRDVPVGGGRKNRRNGGGKGGAKAPSTVVTTEVSAAAATAATQGSGAGGPAGAVDAFIPADILRQMLSQSASFTAVGGGGGYGIDLSAWQQMSGAAPAPQGASDVGAAGGTAPAADANCGTGAQYWSGWQLQDDMPGFDGTF